actgaaaGGGGTGATCGATTAGTAACTGATTGTTAATTTCCAATCCAATCCAACCCTAGCTAGGGGTGATCAATTGTGAAGCTACAAGGTTATAAATTGATTTGATCCATGTGCCTCTGTTACTGTTATTTTGAACGACGATTGATTCTTCAGCTCATTTGGGGTCATTGTGGTTTTCATTCAAATTGGCTTGCTGGAAACATATGATGTCCATGTAATCTTGTGGCTAATTTCAGATTTAAAAAGGAAAACCATAGCCTAGCATTAAGTGAAACTGTGAAAGCTAAAACAAACAGTTCGACACACAACCGTGCTGAAGTTACCTTGTACCACAAGTGCAGAAAATAGAGAATGGCAGTACTATGAAGGAAACACAAAGGAAAGGAACAACAAAGAGACTAATTGCCTTAGCGCTTCCCTCCTCCCACTGCGATAAATACTTTGAGAGGTAACACAGGCACTATGCCAATTTCATTAAGAAGGAAAATGGAAAACAATTTACCAGGGCGATGCACTCCAGTCATTATCCTGTCTCTTAGACTGCTTGTGTTAGTAATGTTTTTTTGCATGGATTCCAAGATGATTGCCTGATTGCCCTATCCCCTTGTTATTTGAACATGAGCGACGTGCATACCAAGCCTATTGCCACTTATAGTATATATTGCATCTTGCCTCTAATGGCACTAATACTTGTGGGGTGCCAATTACTATGCTCTGTTTTTCCAACattttcagttttctttcatgtctaaaAAATCCCTAGTTTTTCAACATTTATTTAGATTACTATGCTCTGTTTTTCAACATTTTtagttttctttcatgtctaaaAACTCCCTAGTTTTGAAGGGTGCCAATTGCCATTGCCAACTAACCTACGAAATTAATTAAGTGTTGCTGATGTTGTTGAGCACAAGTGCATTGCTTTTTTtctcagttttctttcatgtctaaaAACTTGGCTCTGTTCCAACTATTGCCAACTAACCTACCAAATTAATTAATTGTAGTTGATTATCTTCTGCTCAAAACTTCTGCTGCTGTAATGTTATATGATAATGTTGTAAGGGTagtaattggtctcttctgctgcttatcagagatgggggcAGGCCGCCACCGCAGGCTACGCTCTGCCACACCGGAGTACGACTTGGAAGGTTTAGAGTTCTTCACGATCATACTTGAGAATTCCTTcaagaggcaggtatataaaaggagagatctccccttcacccatctcttcatcataactctgttgtttgctacatcactccttgacccgcgttgcagaggctgcctgacacttttatggagatgctggacggccatcggccaaagaatgtgaagctgcgacaggccggcagcgggcTTCGCAGGCTTTGCGACGTGGAGGTGGTGACCAGGAACGACCACATGTACCTGTGTTGTGGCTGGGAGCAGTTCGTCCGTGCCTACGACCTGAGGCACGGGTACTTCCTTGTCTTCAGGTACGACGGCGATGACATGCTCACCATGAAGGTGTTCAACACGACTATGTGCCGCATGCACTACTAGGGCGACGACGATGCCAGTATGCTCTGCCTCTTCTTCCTGtccatttggctttgtctcacacTGCTTGTTAAAAAAACTTTGTTGCATTTGGTCAGGCAATCAGAGCAGCGGCAGCGACTCTGGCTACAGCAAAAGCAGCAGCGACTCTGGCTACAGCGAAAGCAGCAGCGAGGATGATCCGGAatggagtggggaagaagaggagcagagtggggatgaggaggTGCAGCCTATTCTGTCTGACGATGACctggcgatggtggtggctgacgatggccaagcgatggtggtggctgaggatgacctagcgatggtgctgcctgaagatggcctcccgatggtggtggtgcctgacaatgaccttgcgatggtggtggcgccggcgatcccacagccgggcgacatgaccatgccaattgtggtagaagagtACATCCCACTGCCTCGCCGCTCTAAGCGCATCAGGATgatgaaggagaaggagaaggagaagaaggaggagtgaactatgtcaggtacgtcagatctccaaaatgatctatacttagctttgtttcctccgaaataacctaagttagctctaatatgctaagttatctctaatatgcttagttacctaggtttCCTCAATAATGACATACACTTGGCTTACTTAtgaaaaaatggcataattagcttacttaggtttgaaatggcataacaatcttggtaacctcatatatgtcatatagttagcttattttcctcgaaaataaCATAATAAGCCTAAgtagctccaaaatgatcaattttacctaagttggctccaaaatgacctaactTAGCcctaaattagctctaaaatgctaaattagctctaatatgcttagttacctgggttagctcaagaaagacctatacttagcttacttctgtcaaaaatggcataatatgcttagttaactcaaaATGGCATAAGTTTTCCTAGGTTAGCTCCCAAATGACCAAgtttagctaggttagctccaatatgatccattttacctaggttagctccaaaatgacctatttacctagcttagctctaaaatgacctacacacttagcatttttacctagcttacttagaagaagaagaagataaagaagaggagaggagaaaaagaaagagaagataaattcttcttcttctttttcttcttccttttattctttttcttctagctagtcttcttcttgttcttcttcttctaactttcatctttcacaatttgcagatttgctttagatgaggaagctAGCATTGATGGAGTGtactcttctccttgtgcttcctTTTTGTTTATGGAAACTTGTTTTGGATATGTACGTATATATgtatatgttgttggaaacttcttttggatatgtatgtatatacggatatgttgttggaaacttgtatgtttcttatgttgttggaaacttattgttggtatgcttgttgaAACTCTTTTGaaatgtatgtatatatatatatgaaattctgtcaaattgaatgaatttaagaaaaaaccGGGGCTATATAGgcactttgccatcagctggcagacggcaaagagctttgccatcagccagctgacggcaaagctgccacgtggcagctacctgtgcaacctgggggGCCTATATGGTTTCTTTGTCATCTGCCGCCAGACGGCAAAGAactttgcctctttgccgtctgccagcagatggcaaagcgCACCATTAACCCCCTAACAGCCATAAGCTGCCACGTGTGCCATCCAGGTCCTTTGTCATCTGCCGGTGGACGACAAAGACCATTTCGTCCTTGTCgaccgccagcagacggcaaagagcccttcgccgtagcctattcagccggacctgttgccgtctgctggctgatggcaaaggcctttgctGTCCGCCAAGCGTGCCTTTGCTGtcagccatggcagacggcaaagtgcctgattcctATAGTGAGAACACCATTTTCAAGTAGGGGACTACAGTGGGTTGCAGGAGAGTGGACCACTGAAAGGAGGTGAgaaaggtgatgaagatgttggtgaagacaACGACGTTGATGAAGACGATCGCTATGATGATGGTTCCCCCGGCGGCTCTCCGACGCCAAccggagagagggagagaggttTCCCCTCcgacttcctcctccatggcctcctctctaaatggggagaggttctcctcTCTCGTACTTGGCCACCATGGCTCCTGGTGGGGagagagcccctccaagattggatctctctATTCTTTTTCTCTCTGTTTTTGGTACTATTTTCTAACCGAACACCGTTTCTTTTATAGCTGAAGATCTATAACTTCGGTCGGGCTGGAATTTTAAGGGGATTATTTCAATAAAATTAGATTTCTTTccgcgaaagaagggctccaactgACATCCACAGCACCCACACGGGCCCACGACGCGACCAGGGGGTGACCTTGCCACCTGGCCATGTGGggccctcgggcaccgtctcgcgttgattccttCGCCCAAAACTcgcatatattccaaaaaaaacaTATTAAATTGTGGGTGTATTTTGACCTTCCtagatattgattttctgcaaaacaaaaacaTGCAGAAGACAACAACCCACATTGGAcactaggttaataagttagtccagAAAAATAATATTAAACTGCACAAAAACCATATATAATTGATGATAATATATCATGAATActtaaaaaaaattatagatacattggagacgtatcagcctttACCACGAGCAAAACAAGAGCAACACCGGGATGCCATTAGTGCTAGAGTACTTCAGTAACTTGATTATTTACTCTAGTGCAAGCGGGAGATTGTTgtaaatatgccctataggcaataataaatgtaTAATTATATTTCTATGTTCATAATTAAAGTTTATATTTCTGTGTTATAATTGTATTGGTTCTTGAATACGTAATTCGGAGGAAAGCCAAATACATGTGTGAAAATATAAACACCAATATGATCCCTAGTCATgtctctaagactagctcaagtattgATGACGATCTTGTTTTACTAAAGCATTGTTATAGTAAGAAGGATGCTATCAATAATGAGAACACATTGTTATTGAAACAATGGTGTTGGATAAACCCAACTTATGAATTACTGAGAGATAGTATCGTTGTTATGTTGTCGTTATTTTCATATAATATGTCACCGTTTActtagttccttagaccatgagaataTCGTATGCCAACATACTGGATGGTTACTTTGGGGATTATAGAACGTCAGTCCATAACTCGATGTGAATAAAAGTAACTTACGGGTATATCGGAAACATATGTCTTGGTGATGATAATTCAAGACTGGGATTTGCTCTGTTGACGATGGAGGCATACTCTCTGGGCTCATTCGGTGTTACAGTATCATTATCGTCTCACCACACATATGGTGGGCATCACGGGGATACGGAAACACATACACGAGTAAAGAGAACAAAATTGATAACGAGGATAATGGGTATAGAGATCAAGGACTTGATCATGGGGATACCGATATTATCTCACCTCGGGTTTTGTATCATAGCATGCAGCAAATGGAATGGTATTCGGGAATAAAAGGTTCGTTGGAGAACTTCGCGAACATGCGGGAGTAACAAGGGTATCCACATCCCACAGTTAACTATTAACCGAAAAGGGTTCTACGTCATGTCTGCTTATTTCCCAACTTGTAGTGTCATAGGCTTAACGACTAGTAGCCATTATAATGCGAGAAATGAGAATGAATAAATGAGCACcaaaaaaaatttgggtggttctgGAAGGATTCCGCAAATTTTGGAAAGGTATAACATGATTTCGGAAAGTCTGAGATCTATATATGGGAAGTTTTCAGGGGTCTAGGAATGTATTCTGGAGACATCCTAAAAATCTGGGATTTTATATAGGTGAAATTTTTGTGAAGGTTCGCCATGCAATGACAACCTATGTTTTTAAGGCGGTAAGGCGACCTAAGGCGCTGGGGGGCGCCTTATCGCCTAGGCGACGCCTAAGCGCCTAAGGCGGGCATATTTGTAAGGCGCTGGGGGGCGCCTTATCGCCTAAGCGTCCAAGGCGGGACGCCTTAAAAACAATGATGACAACTCCTAGTGGGCTCACATGGGGCACCACCTCCATAAGGAAGGTCTTGACCGAATTGGGGAGGAGGAGGAATCCCCCTCCACCTCCTGGCCGAATCCTAATTGGAGTGTAGGTCCAATTTGGCACCCCGCTTCCCTCTCTCCCaactatatatatgtggggagagACCCCCTAGAGGCACACGAATCCTAAGGGGATCTCTCCCACATAGCTCCACGCTCTCCCGGTCAAATTAGCCTAAGTGTTCGGGCTCCTAATTACAGATTGTAATCCCTGTCTAATAGATATTTAATTGCTAGAGAAACTTTTGATCTAATCATCAAATATCATGACAGTACAAAGAACACGAGAAGTAACAAAAGTTAAATCCAtgtccgtagaccacctagcgatgaCTACTTCCCcggagcgagccgaaggcgcacCACCGTCATTGCCCCTCCCTCACTAGAGCCgcgcaaaccttgttgtagtagacaaccgagaagtcgtcgtgctaaggccccaaaggaccagcgcaccagaataGCAACCGCCACAACTGAAGAGAAGTGTAGATGAAAAGCTCCAACCTGTAGACACGAGAACACACATGAACAAAGAACCAGATCCATGCCGATCCAACCAAGACAAACATCGATCAAATCCCTTGAGATCCGGCGGAGACAAACCTCCGCATGACCTCCGACAATGTGAGACACACCGCCATCGCCGAGATAGGGGCTAGGCGgagagaaccttattccatcttcaggaaGTCACCACCGTCTTGCCTTCCTAGGCAGGACACAAATTCTAAATAGACTCAAAACAATCACCTAAAAATTAAGCATGAGCCATCCTGTGAACAAGGGCCGGGTAGCATTTTCATGTGACTAACAACACATAAAAAATTGTCTTGATTTTAttgaaatttcaaaaaatatttttgggcCCAGGAGCATGTGCTCCCGGGAGCCAAAATGAATTTATGTTAGACTCCTCATTAGATGAGAAGCATCACtgggctttctctctctctctgtagtTTTCTCGGAGATCTTCTTCCTCAACGTTGAAGCTATGTCGGACTACTGCTATGGAACACATGGATACCTCAGAGGGGTCGTTTTCTTCGACTCTCTTCTCAGAGAATATTCTCGCGACTGGGAGGTATAATCTAGCTGCAGGAATTGTAGCGCTTCACCGACTTCTTCACTACTTCCTACTATACTCGTGGTGAGTTTGATTGTTACCGTCATCTTCATAGTGTTCCTCGGTGTGATCGCATAGCATAATTTTTTGTTGCATAGCACATTCGAGGTTTAGAGGATGCGGTTGAATAACTGGCTCCGGTATTCGTGTCCGGGGACAGAAATTGTATTCGCTTTAGGGCTtcgcgttggagatgccctaacctTAGTCTTTTAAAAGAGTTATTATGTTCAACATGCTAGCATTAAAAACACTCGTAACTGACGTTGGTAATGTGGGTCAAACTCCTGAACTCCCTCCTTTCCGAAATGTTTCGCCGGATAAAAGAACGAAAAACTAATGCCCACACGTGTGATATCTTGCACATCACGCACACGCCTCCATTACCACTCATTTTGCCACGTCAAAACAGATGACATCAGCAGGaatctttttggttttcggcttcaaaatgttttatctcctaattaaaaaatccaattaaaagtccgttttcaccattaaatccgtctcgacgagatcttcaaaactagatcccatgttgatatgtttcgaccaaaattttttttgcccaaaagttgccatgatgtttacactgtagttgccatagtgcttaaactaaaattgccatgtggcaattttagtttgtacAACATGGCAATTTTAGTATTTTGTTGATGGCAATTCCTgtactttgaccatgaaaattattttttgtatgaaccatggaaattttaagtgcatgtatcatgttaattttagtttatggttcatggcaagtctagtttcttaattccccgttttataatatgtcaaaatttacttttaaatatattagaaaatagctgaaacatatcaactttagtgtaaacatcatggcaattcatgtgcaatagacatggcaccttttaacccaaaaaaattcgtcgaaatatattgatatgagatGTAGTTTAgaagatctcgtcgcgagggatttaatggtgaaaacggatcttcaatcggattttttattcaagagataaaacattttaaaaattgAAAATCCAAAAAAAGTTTGTGTGTATTAGAGCGTGTGGACAGGTTTCGCTTCCACCACACGTGTGGGTGTTAGCGTTGTCCTAAAAGAAAGACTTTGCAGTTATTATTGACTTGCCGGAAAACGGTATGATTCCTCTTGTGTTTTTTATAGAAATTTTTTAGTCTTGTTCGATTGACACATAAATGACCTCAACCAACCTATAGACAATTGGGTCGCAGGACACAAGTGAGCAAAGTTTGAGAGCTTACAAAATTCATGACTTATTCGAGCCTCCtcgaaaaacaaaacaaaatggaAGTCTGTAGGATGATTCCAAGTCCTTTTGCACACATCTTATGAACAAACTCTGTTTCTTTGCCATTTTTGTTTCCCAAAGGGAAGTATACAATACTACTAGATGGCATGGGGACATATATGGCGAGAATAAACACGAAACAAATCACTCGCACACATACATGGCGAGAGCTAACTAATTAACGGCACGGCGTGAACGGAGGTTCAAAGCCAGAGGGCTCCTGCCTGCTTCAAGACCGGCACGAGCTTGCCGGCCATGTGCATGGCCATGAGGCTGTCCAGCCCGCCCAGCAGCCTGCCCCCGATGAACACCACAGGGAAGGCGACTTCGGTGGCCACCTTGGTGCTGTTGTCCTTGGGCCAGAGCGCGAAGACGAGCGCCGCCGGGTCGGCGTCGTCGCTGACCTCCAGCACGGCCGGGTTCGCGCCCTGCCCCAGGAGCAGGCACGGGGCCACGTGCGCCATGCAGCACTCCCGCCGCCCCACCACCACAACCGGCTTCGCCTGCACCGTCCTCCGCACGTCGTCGGTGCTGCTGATCATGGCAGGGCCGTCGCCGTCAGCCACGGTGCCGGCGCCTTGGCTTGCTGCATGTGGTCCGTCGTTCCTGCGTTCGTGCGCTTGAATTTGACGAGCAGTACTGAGGTGTGGGGGAGGGAGGTGGATATGTGGAGGTCAGAAATATGGGTTGGGGTTAGGACAGAGTGCATAGAGCCATGGGACGTTAGGTCAGCTTCCTTGTCCTGGCGTGCCACATGGCACATGCATAGAGTTTTACCCCCCTTATTCCTTAATATTGTATTAAAAAATATTGGAAACATCGGATACAACGCTTGTACGCAAGCAAATACACAGTATCACACATACCCACTCACTAAAAATTAGTAATACATCAGAGACACGCATGAGTTTCCTTGTAGATAGATACGTCTATCGAACATACATGACGTAAATGCATTCCACTCTACGGAGCCAAAAAAAAAAAAGATAACAAGTGAATGAGCATATCATATCTTTTCTTAGAAGAAAAGAAATATCTTTGCGATCCAGTTGTACGAGTATAAGGTCAGCAGACTGTTGCCGTCACGTATACCACGTACGAGTTAATTAGCGGACGTCACTTCCAACATCATCACTTGAAAACGAAGGTATCGCCGGTTACATCACTTCCGTTTTTAGGTGGTACAGTAGACTGGACTACTGGAGTACATAGTGACTTCGTTCCTTTGGTGCTATCGATCTAATGGTCGCCAGCTATGCCAAGAAACGCGTTCATAACCGCTTGGCTCTAATGTTTTAATTTCGTGGAGGGATCATCTTTACTTTCGGTCAACTTGGAGTCTTGgtcccccgcaaaaaaaaaaaacttggAGTCTTGGTCGAAAGGCAGCCAACAACCTAAAAACTTTCGTATCATTCCTCATTGCTGACGTTAACACACAGTGTTTGGTGCTAAGTTTATGCTTAGTTTTGTAGGAGTATATTATAAATAGCGGGAGATGGTTACGGTGTTGGTTTATCCACAGTCCATCAAATTCATGTCAATAATCCTAGACGTAGAGGCCGTTTACAAGGTTGTTACATAGCCTTCCTTAAATCTCTctgcccccaccccccccccccccccccccccccccgattttCCACCGGGGTGGCCCGCCTCACTCTCTTTCTTTCCAACTTTCCAATCACCCTTTGCCATGTCAGCATGTAATCAATTCCAGCCCGTAATTGCCTGTATGTGTAGCATTACTGAATTCATATGCATGAAAAGAAAATTCATTTGTTCGCTTatttagagcatctccactcgcGCTCCCAACAGCCCTCCCAGGCTGACCTTTTTAGCGTCGTCGCGGAGAAAATCACCCAGTCGCCTCCCCAAAACGCCGAAATCCGCCGGCTCAGCCTGTTTTTGGGCCCGGCGATCCCAGGCCAAACCCAGCGCACTTGGGGGCGCCTGGGTGCTCTGGCGGAAGGGAAAAACGCGTCTGGGCCACCTCTGTCAGGCGAAAACGCATCTTGCCGTCCAGATTCGCCCCCACCCCCCCTCGCGCACGCCCCTCACCGCCGCTAGACAAGCCATTCTCCCGTCGGAAAAGAGAGAGGGTTTCGCCGCGGCATCCTCCACCCTGTCCCTGGGCAAGCTTACCGGCGCTCCGGCCGCGCAAGGCGGGATACCGGCGGCTGTGCGCCTACCACGCCCGCCAGGTGTTCGGCGATTTGTCTGCTCGTCGATGGACTCTAACGACGAGGAGGCGCTCGCGACGCTACTAGAGGAGGAAGCCGAAGCCGGCGCCCAGGACgaagagcatctcatggtccTCGTCGCCCTGGCCATCCTGCTAGCAGCAATGCAAAGCCTCGacgaggtggctcggcgccgggCCGGATGAAGGCAAAGAACCGGCATCGACTAGAAGGCTATTGCTTGCTCTACTCCAACTACTTCTCCGGCGCTCCACTGCACAGCGACAAAGTatttcggcgccgttatcggatgagccgaaagctctTCCTCGGGATTGTGAATTCCATTTGGGAGTTCGAgagctacttcaagtgcaagaaggatTGCACCAGCACACTAGGATTCACCTCACTCCAGAAGTGCACAACAGCTATgtggatgcttgcatacggagctcccggcGATTCACTAGACGACTATGGGCGCATGACCGAGTCCATGACCATTGAGTATTTCTACAAGCTCTATGGCAGTGatggcagtgtttggaccgcaatacttgcgatcacccaatgctgaagacacaactcggatcctagcacaaaatgcagcaagaggattccctgggatgcttggaagcatcgactgcacGCATTGGAAATAGAAGAACTGTCCATTTtcttggcaggggatgtacaaaggcgccaaaggcggttgcagtgtggtacttgaggcagTGGCGACACACGACCTCTGGATTTGacactccttctttggtatgccaggaactcacaatgacatcaacgtattgtagtgctcccctgtctttgccaagcttgttgaaggtcattctcctccggtgaacttcgaggtcaatgagcggcactacaacaagggaTACTACCTAGCAGATGGCATCTATCCAAGATGGTCcacatttgtgaagactatctcaaatCCTGTGCTAGGAGGCAAGAACTCCCACTTTGAGAAGGTTtaggaggcttgcaggaaggatgttga
The Aegilops tauschii subsp. strangulata cultivar AL8/78 chromosome 3, Aet v6.0, whole genome shotgun sequence genome window above contains:
- the LOC109770847 gene encoding monothiol glutaredoxin-S3, encoding MISSTDDVRRTVQAKPVVVVGRRECCMAHVAPCLLLGQGANPAVLEVSDDADPAALVFALWPKDNSTKVATEVAFPVVFIGGRLLGGLDSLMAMHMAGKLVPVLKQAGALWL